One segment of Penaeus chinensis breed Huanghai No. 1 chromosome 14, ASM1920278v2, whole genome shotgun sequence DNA contains the following:
- the LOC125032489 gene encoding F-box only protein 43-like, producing MAKSRSSEDISTVTKEPVAYSPRKASIEGKSRICTRAQALSGPILRHRKSQNVLVRLLNEADYLVEELLKYLPARDLIRFSHVNRQLRQIVLGHNVSNKRRLAYINSFKREKEHCGKENFRLKRLNTEATVSGFVPLSPRKPLSNLQNHRQESPKKPPPSPIRTLSQRFMEEGCKLPQGEQLQKCVKCKAPAKVQKSSFRAVCSKATCGYDYCTRCLLQSHRKPQDCPVLKARPRSTRGLISSKSCKRNLRRL from the exons ATGGCAAAGTCAAGATCTTCAGAGGACATCAGTACAGTGACCAAAGAGCCAGTGGCCTATTCTCCACGCAAAGCCAGTATAGAAGGCAAGAGCCGCATCTGTACACGAGCCCAGGCACTCTCAGGACCCATCTTAAGACACAGAAAGTCTCAGAATGTTTTAGTCCGCTTGTTAAATGAGGCAGATTATCTAGTCGAGGAGCTTCTCAAATACCTTCCTGCACGGGATCTGATACGATTCAGCCATGTGAATAGACAGCTGCGGCAGATTGTCCTAGGACATAATGTTTCCAACAAAAGACGATTAGCTTATATAAACAGTTtcaaaagggaaaaggaacatTGTGGAAAG GAAAACTTCAGATTAAAAAGGCTGAACACAGAGGCCACGGTGTCTGGCTTCGTGCCTCTCTCACCACGGAAGCCCCTCTCAAACCTGCAGAACCACAGACAAGAGAGTCCAAAGAAGCCGCCTCCTTCTCCAATTAGAACGCTGTCCCAGAGGTTCATGGAG GAAGGCTGCAAGCTCCCACAGGGTGAACAGCTGCAGAAGTGTGTCAAGTGCAAGGCTCCAGCTAAGGTGCAGAAGTCCTCCTTCCGCGCTGTCTGCTCTAAGGCAACCTGTGGCTATGACTACTGCACTCGCTGCCTCCTTCAGTCCCACCGCAAACCCCAGGATTGCCCTGTTCTCAAAGCTCGACCAAGAAGCACCAGAGGACTGATTTCCTCCAAGAGCTGCAAGAGGAACCTGAGGAGGTTATGA